The Odocoileus virginianus isolate 20LAN1187 ecotype Illinois chromosome 27, Ovbor_1.2, whole genome shotgun sequence genome has a window encoding:
- the SOX4 gene encoding transcription factor SOX-4 — protein sequence MVQQTNNAENTEALLAGESSDSGAGLELGIASSPTPGSTASTGGKADDPSWCKTPSGHIKRPMNAFMVWSQIERRKIMEQSPDMHNAEISKRLGKRWKLLKDSDKIPFIREAERLRLKHMADYPDYKYRPRKKVKSGNANSGSAAAAASKPGEKGDKVGGSGHGGGGGGGGHAGGGGGGGASGGGANSKPAQKKSCGSKVAGGGVGKPHAKLILAGGGGKAAAAAASSSSSSSSSSSFAAEQAGAAALLPLGAAAAAADHHTLYKARTPGASASASAAASASAGLAAPGKHLAEKKVKRVYLFGGLGASSSPVGGVGAGADPSDPLGLYEEGGAGCSPDGPSLSGRSSAASSPAAGRSPADHRSYASLRAASPAPSSAPSHASSSASSSSSSSSSSSSSGSSSSDDEFEDDLLDLNPSSNFESMSLGSFSSSSALDRDLDFNFEPGSGSHFEFPDYCTPEVSEMISGDWLESSISNLVFTY from the coding sequence ATGGTGCAGCAAACCAACAACGCCGAGAACACGGAAGCGCTGCTCGCCGGCGAGAGCTCGGACTCGGGCGCCGGCCTCGAGCTGGGCATCGCCTCCTCCCCCACGCCCGGCTCCACCGCCTCCACGGGCGGCAAGGCCGACGACCCGAGCTGGTGCAAGACGCCGAGTGGGCACATCAAGCGGCCCATGAACGCCTTCATGGTGTGGTCTCAGATCGAGCGGCGCAAGATCATGGAGCAGTCGCCCGACATGCACAACGCCGAGATCTCCAAGCGGCTGGGCAAACGCTGGAAGCTGCTCAAAGACAGCGACAAGATCCCTTTCATTCGGGAGGCGGAGCGGCTGCGCCTCAAGCACATGGCTGACTACCCCGACTACAAGTACCGGCCCAGGAAGAAGGTGAAGTCCGGCAACGCCAACTCTGGctccgcggccgccgccgcctccaAGCCCGGGGAGAAGGGCGACAAGGTCGGTGGCAGCGGCcacgggggcggcggcggcgggggcggccaCGCGgggggaggaggcggcggcggcgcgagCGGCGGCGGCGCCAACTCCAAACCCGCTCAGAAAAAGAGCTGCGGCTCCAAAGTGGCGGGCGGCGGGGTCGGCAAGCCCCACGCCAAGCTCATCCTGGCAGGCGGCGGCGggaaggcggcggcggcggccgcctcctcctcttcctcttcgtCGTCGTCGTCCTCGTTCGCCGCCGAGCAGGCGGGGGCCGCCGCCCTGTTGCCCCTgggcgccgccgccgcggccgccgacCACCACACGCTGTACAAGGCGCGGACTCCCGGCGCCTCGGCCTCGGCCTCCGCGGCGGCCTCGGCCTCGGCCGGCCTGGCGGCGCCGGGCAAACACCTGGCGGAGAAGAAGGTGAAGCGCGTCTACCTGTTCGGCGGCCTGGGCGCGTCGTCCTCGCCCGTCGGCGGCGTGGGCGCGGGCGCCGACCCCAGCGACCCCCTGGGCCTGTACGAGGAAGGGGGCGCCGGTTGCTCGCCCGACGGGCCGAGCCTGAGCGGCCGCAGCAGCGCCGCCTCGTCGCCGGCCGCCGGCCGCTCGCCCGCCGACCACCGTAGCTACGCCAGCCTGCGCGCCGCCTCGCCCGCCCCGTCCAGCGCGCCCTCGCACGCGTCCTCGTCGGCCTCCTCCTCGTCGTCGTCGTCGTCGTCCTCCTCGTCCTCGGGTTCGTCGTCCTCTGACGACGAGTTCGAGGACGACCTCCTCGACCTGAACCCCAGCTCAAACTTTGAGAGCATGTCCCTGGGCAGCTTCAGCTCATCGTCGGCGCTGGACCGGGATCTGGATTTTAACTTCGAACCCGGCTCCGGCTCACACTTCGAGTTCCCGGACTACTGCACGCCCGAGGTGAGCGAGATGATCTCGGGAGACTGGCTGGAGTCCAGCATCTCCAACCTGGTCTTCACCTACTGA